Proteins from a genomic interval of Rhodothermales bacterium:
- a CDS encoding tetratricopeptide repeat protein has product MRLIIIALILGLFGPDDKKEGRKGNALMRQDLFEEAAAAYRQGLAGFNTAEPDAVHSGLINNLGAALFRQGDFEGALNAFDGAVALATSSDAAAASVYNSGGAAFRAEALEESLARYRQALLQNPGNEDARFNYEFVKRRLEEQQQNQDQQQQNQDQNQDQQDENQDQQDQNQDQQDENQDQQDQQQDQNQQQDQQQQPQNPEELSQEEAQRILEALENEEQQLLRQVQKMKTRPRRVEKDW; this is encoded by the coding sequence ATGCGCCTCATCATCATAGCGCTGATCCTGGGCCTGTTTGGTCCGGACGACAAGAAAGAGGGTCGCAAGGGCAACGCGCTCATGCGGCAGGACCTGTTCGAAGAGGCTGCTGCCGCCTACCGGCAGGGACTGGCCGGGTTCAATACGGCCGAGCCTGACGCCGTGCACAGCGGGCTGATCAACAACCTCGGCGCTGCTCTCTTTCGGCAGGGTGACTTCGAGGGCGCGCTGAACGCCTTCGATGGTGCCGTGGCGCTGGCCACGTCATCAGACGCGGCGGCCGCCTCCGTGTACAATTCGGGCGGTGCCGCCTTCCGCGCGGAGGCCCTGGAAGAGAGTCTCGCGCGCTATCGGCAGGCCCTGCTCCAGAATCCCGGTAACGAGGACGCGCGTTTCAACTACGAGTTCGTGAAGCGCCGCCTCGAGGAGCAACAGCAGAACCAGGATCAGCAGCAACAGAACCAGGATCAGAATCAGGACCAGCAGGACGAGAACCAGGACCAGCAGGACCAGAATCAGGATCAGCAGGACGAAAATCAGGACCAGCAGGATCAGCAGCAGGACCAGAATCAGCAGCAGGACCAGCAGCAGCAGCCCCAGAACCCGGAAGAACTGAGTCAGGAAGAAGCCCAGCGCATTCTGGAAGCGCTGGAAAATGAGGAGCAGCAGCTGCTTCGCCAGGTTCAGAAGATGAAGACCCGCCCGCGCCGTGTCGAAAAAGACTGGTAG
- a CDS encoding DUF58 domain-containing protein — protein sequence MIPKELFKTIRKLEIRTRGLVSNIFGGEYHSAFKGQGIEFAEVRPYQFGDDIRSIDWNVSARYEETFVKVFEEEREQTVMLLVDVSGSGDYGSQGKFKREMAAEICAIVAFSAIQNNDKVGLLLFSDEVELFVPPKKGRRHVLRLIRDLFAHENRSHGTNLSVALNHALHVLHRRSIVLLVSDYLDADYEPALRAVARRHDTVAIHLIDPTEEALPNVGMLEVTDPETGRTHIIDTAARSQRSDYADAADERRRLTEAILRRVRVDRVPVHTDLGYLDPLVQYFRRRNRRMAR from the coding sequence ATGATCCCCAAGGAACTCTTCAAGACCATCCGAAAACTGGAGATCCGCACACGCGGCCTGGTTTCGAACATCTTTGGAGGCGAGTACCACTCGGCTTTCAAGGGGCAGGGCATCGAGTTCGCAGAGGTGCGTCCCTATCAGTTCGGAGACGACATTCGCAGCATCGACTGGAACGTGTCGGCGCGGTATGAGGAGACGTTCGTCAAGGTGTTCGAAGAGGAGCGGGAGCAGACGGTCATGCTGCTCGTGGACGTCTCCGGCTCGGGCGACTACGGCTCCCAGGGCAAGTTCAAGCGCGAAATGGCCGCAGAAATCTGCGCCATCGTTGCATTCAGTGCGATTCAGAACAACGACAAGGTCGGGCTACTGCTCTTCTCCGATGAGGTCGAGCTCTTTGTGCCGCCCAAGAAGGGCCGACGCCATGTCCTTCGGCTTATCCGGGATTTGTTTGCGCACGAAAACCGGTCGCACGGGACAAACCTGTCCGTGGCCTTGAATCACGCGTTGCACGTGTTGCATCGCCGATCCATCGTGCTGCTGGTCAGCGATTATCTGGACGCCGACTATGAGCCCGCACTGCGTGCGGTGGCCCGGCGACACGACACGGTCGCCATCCACCTGATCGATCCTACGGAGGAGGCGCTTCCCAACGTGGGCATGCTCGAGGTGACCGATCCGGAGACTGGCCGCACCCACATCATCGATACAGCCGCACGCTCCCAGCGCAGTGACTACGCGGATGCCGCGGACGAGCGGCGACGCCTCACGGAGGCCATTCTCCGGCGCGTTCGCGTGGATCGTGTGCCCGTGCACACTGATCTCGGCTACCTCGACCCGCTGGTGCAGTACTTCCGCAGGCGAAACCGGCGCATGGCCCGGTGA
- a CDS encoding VWA domain-containing protein, with the protein MNWLNPIWLWSLAAVPVAVGLMLFAAMRRRAATRQFGDQSLVARLTRSVSVRRRRWKGACITAAVGLLALSLAGPRFGTKLREVEREGIDLVIALDVSLSMMAEDVAPNRLERARNEIKKLLESLRGDRVGLVLFAGDAFIQTPLTTDYGAVRLFLDVADPSLIPTPGTDFGEALKIALRAFQAPHAGGPDEPRTRALLFVSDGENHVADIEQILGEARAENVVIFAAGVGETDGVPIPLYRGSRRVDFKKDGAGRVVTTRLEEAALQDLAADGTYFRIARTSSSLSSLTTALERLDRTTFGAEEFEEYEEQYQWPLALALLLLMVELAVSDRVRTREDALALYTESAETS; encoded by the coding sequence GTGAACTGGCTGAATCCGATATGGCTGTGGAGTCTGGCGGCGGTGCCCGTCGCGGTCGGGCTGATGCTTTTTGCCGCGATGCGGCGTCGGGCTGCCACGCGGCAGTTCGGGGATCAGAGCCTTGTGGCCCGCCTCACTCGCTCCGTCAGCGTGCGACGCAGACGTTGGAAGGGGGCCTGTATCACGGCGGCGGTGGGCCTGTTGGCACTCTCGCTCGCCGGCCCACGGTTCGGCACGAAGCTTCGCGAAGTCGAGCGGGAAGGCATCGATCTGGTCATCGCCCTTGACGTGTCCCTGTCGATGATGGCCGAGGACGTGGCGCCCAATCGCCTGGAGCGAGCGCGCAACGAAATCAAGAAACTCCTGGAAAGCCTGCGCGGAGACAGGGTGGGTCTTGTGCTGTTTGCCGGAGATGCGTTTATCCAAACGCCCCTGACTACAGACTACGGCGCCGTGCGCCTCTTCCTGGATGTGGCGGACCCGTCGCTGATTCCCACCCCGGGCACCGATTTTGGTGAGGCGCTCAAAATCGCGTTGAGGGCCTTCCAGGCGCCGCATGCCGGCGGTCCGGACGAGCCGCGCACACGCGCCTTGCTCTTTGTATCCGACGGCGAGAACCATGTCGCCGACATCGAACAGATCCTGGGCGAGGCCCGGGCGGAGAACGTGGTCATCTTTGCCGCCGGCGTCGGCGAGACGGACGGCGTTCCAATTCCTTTGTATCGGGGCTCGCGCCGCGTCGATTTCAAGAAGGACGGCGCCGGACGTGTGGTCACCACCCGTCTGGAGGAGGCCGCGCTTCAGGACCTGGCGGCTGACGGTACCTACTTCAGAATCGCGCGCACGTCCAGTTCGCTGTCAAGCCTGACTACAGCCCTGGAACGTCTGGATCGAACCACCTTTGGAGCCGAGGAGTTCGAGGAGTACGAAGAGCAGTATCAGTGGCCGCTGGCCCTTGCGCTGCTGCTCCTGATGGTGGAGTTGGCTGTCTCGGATCGGGTACGCACCCGCGAGGACGCCCTGGCTCTGTACACCGAATCTGCCGAAACGTCGTGA
- a CDS encoding MCE family protein: MKYSNELKVGTTIVLATIIFILGVRYFEDLPLFRGTYDLETELTNASGLIAGNTVRVNGVTVGSVDEVYINQETNGVRVLFHVDSGLPIPEGSRTLVSGLDALGVVRMDIELGNPTNPRIEEGGFVPSKESADLIGELSDKAPELLDSVDGVLANLNGVLQESNELLAQPDSDLRQTLVSARRSMTTLDNLLRTQRETIASTLQNVDGATGQLNSFLEQNADSIGAAVSGLSGTLAQVDASLAQLDQTTAGLDELLAKLNSGQGTLGLLINDDSMYRRTDSLLTTLEALVADFQVNPGKYLKELRLVDVF; this comes from the coding sequence GTGAAGTATTCCAACGAACTCAAGGTGGGCACGACCATCGTGCTGGCCACCATCATTTTCATCCTCGGGGTGCGCTACTTCGAGGACCTGCCGCTTTTCCGGGGCACCTATGACCTGGAGACCGAGCTGACCAACGCTTCCGGCCTGATCGCCGGCAATACGGTGCGTGTGAACGGGGTTACCGTCGGGTCGGTGGATGAGGTCTACATCAACCAGGAGACCAACGGCGTGCGCGTGCTCTTCCATGTGGACTCCGGCCTGCCGATTCCCGAGGGATCCCGCACATTGGTGAGCGGTCTCGATGCCCTGGGTGTGGTGCGCATGGATATCGAACTGGGCAACCCGACCAACCCGCGCATCGAGGAGGGCGGATTCGTGCCCAGCAAGGAGTCTGCCGACCTGATCGGGGAGCTCTCGGACAAGGCGCCGGAGCTGCTTGATTCGGTCGATGGAGTGCTCGCCAATCTCAACGGGGTTCTCCAGGAATCCAACGAACTGCTGGCGCAACCCGACTCGGACCTTCGCCAGACACTGGTTTCCGCGCGCCGCTCCATGACCACATTGGACAACCTGTTGCGCACACAGCGCGAGACCATCGCCTCGACGCTGCAGAACGTAGACGGCGCCACCGGTCAGCTGAACAGTTTTCTCGAGCAGAATGCGGACTCGATCGGCGCGGCCGTATCGGGCCTGAGCGGCACGCTTGCACAGGTGGATGCTTCACTGGCCCAGCTGGACCAGACCACGGCCGGCCTGGACGAGTTGCTGGCAAAGCTGAACAGCGGTCAGGGCACGCTGGGCCTGCTGATCAACGACGACAGCATGTACCGGCGCACGGATTCTCTGCTCACGACGCTGGAGGCTCTGGTAGCTGATTTCCAGGTCAACCCGGGCAAGTATCTGAAGGAGCTCCGCCTCGTAGACGTCTTTTAG
- a CDS encoding tetratricopeptide repeat protein, producing the protein MRSVLLLLLTLSAPVSAQSLQDALVAFDAGTASVQQGNYVAALEQLDSALANGFESAELHYNRGVALYRLDELGPAIASFERARRLAPEDRTIAHNLSFARARIRDQMSQLPLTFSESLRAGLDRWFGALGLVLIGLAGYLAWCIVMGLRFTGRPYTDWMRRAAWAGAGVAVLGFGLGMAISSAPVDAPAAVIVAEQVPVYADAAATSEAELQIHEGLTVSVLGQSGQLTAVRLPNGVTGWVPSDALLDV; encoded by the coding sequence ATGAGGTCGGTGCTGCTCCTCCTTCTCACCCTGTCGGCACCCGTCTCCGCGCAGTCACTGCAGGATGCGCTGGTGGCCTTCGACGCGGGCACGGCCTCCGTGCAGCAAGGCAACTATGTCGCAGCCCTCGAGCAACTGGACAGCGCGCTGGCCAACGGATTCGAAAGTGCCGAACTGCACTACAATCGCGGGGTCGCCCTGTACCGGCTGGACGAGCTGGGCCCGGCGATCGCCAGCTTCGAGCGCGCTCGCCGGCTCGCCCCGGAGGATCGCACGATTGCCCACAATCTGTCGTTCGCCCGCGCCAGGATTCGGGATCAGATGTCCCAGTTGCCGCTCACATTCAGCGAGTCCCTGCGAGCCGGACTCGACCGCTGGTTCGGCGCCCTCGGACTGGTGCTGATTGGACTCGCGGGATACCTGGCCTGGTGCATCGTGATGGGCCTGCGATTTACCGGAAGACCCTACACGGACTGGATGCGGCGCGCGGCCTGGGCTGGAGCAGGCGTGGCGGTACTCGGCTTCGGGCTGGGCATGGCCATCTCGTCCGCCCCGGTGGACGCCCCTGCGGCCGTAATCGTGGCAGAACAGGTCCCCGTCTACGCGGATGCCGCCGCGACATCGGAGGCCGAACTCCAGATCCACGAGGGACTCACCGTTTCGGTGCTCGGGCAATCCGGGCAACTCACGGCCGTCCGTCTTCCCAATGGAGTCACAGGATGGGTGCCGTCTGACGCCCTCCTTGATGTGTAG
- a CDS encoding protein BatD gives MSKKTGRILLLLALLTQIGSAQAQIRVLASVSEPTIGTEETVAYTLEVRGVRSLDTPAPPETDGLALAQSFPSRQTSMSIVNGAVTQSISFSWIYRPIREGQATFQGVTISVNGSQYTTDPIAITVIPQAQRPSRRAPARQNPFAPFQRVDPQPTPEQVDPDARDLFIDVVPSTRNAVHNEQITIAYQLYFREGIQLRQSRLTDSWDAEGFWREEMEVEQRPIPQVVVRDGLRYNRITLMRAAVFPTRSGDLTVDPLRIESEAVLPSRSSDPMERFFSLQRRFQPVELSSAPLRLTVSPLPAGAPDEFQGAVGDLRFSAEFDRTELEVGESLQLTVRISGDGNLATLAPPAFEAPGAFERYDPQVSSSLDRTGQELRGSKTFTWVLVPRSNGTFEMPAVRYAWYDPGSGRYQRAGTEPVTITVTGTGTPAATVLALSGGLPVDDIAGPLTSASEWVPTNRAPLHTRMWPWLALLVPGLVVGGLALAGKRSRHLAANPALARLRRAGPLARKHLKAADARLDAQDPRGFYEALERALLGFVGNRLNVSEHGLTHESLEQVLAQHAVSATVSAELIAFLDRCDQARFSPVLPDAESLQQERAAAADLLVTLDDELKR, from the coding sequence GTGTCGAAAAAGACTGGTAGGATCCTTCTTCTGCTCGCGTTGCTGACCCAGATCGGCAGCGCCCAGGCCCAGATCCGCGTGCTGGCCAGTGTGTCCGAGCCGACCATCGGCACGGAAGAGACCGTCGCATACACGCTGGAGGTGCGCGGCGTGCGCTCCCTGGACACACCCGCGCCTCCCGAAACCGACGGACTGGCACTGGCCCAGAGCTTCCCCAGCCGTCAGACCAGCATGTCCATCGTGAACGGCGCGGTTACCCAGAGCATCAGCTTCTCGTGGATCTACCGACCCATCCGGGAAGGGCAAGCCACGTTTCAGGGGGTGACGATCTCGGTAAACGGCTCGCAGTACACGACCGACCCCATCGCCATCACAGTCATTCCGCAGGCCCAGCGCCCCTCCCGCCGTGCGCCTGCGCGTCAGAATCCGTTCGCGCCGTTCCAGCGTGTGGACCCACAGCCCACACCTGAGCAGGTCGACCCGGATGCGAGAGATCTGTTCATCGATGTAGTGCCGAGCACCCGCAACGCGGTGCACAACGAGCAGATTACCATTGCCTACCAACTGTACTTCCGGGAAGGGATTCAGCTGCGTCAGAGCCGCCTCACGGATTCCTGGGATGCCGAGGGATTCTGGCGCGAGGAGATGGAGGTCGAGCAGCGGCCCATCCCCCAGGTAGTCGTGCGTGATGGCCTGCGCTACAACCGCATCACGCTGATGCGCGCGGCGGTCTTTCCAACGCGCAGCGGCGACCTCACGGTGGATCCTCTTCGCATCGAGTCGGAGGCCGTGTTGCCCTCTCGGTCCAGCGATCCGATGGAGCGCTTTTTCTCGCTGCAACGGCGATTCCAGCCCGTGGAGCTGTCCTCTGCCCCCCTGCGGCTCACCGTGAGCCCGCTCCCGGCCGGTGCGCCCGACGAATTCCAGGGTGCTGTGGGTGACCTCCGCTTCAGTGCCGAGTTTGACCGAACCGAGCTGGAGGTCGGCGAGTCCCTGCAGTTGACCGTGCGGATTTCCGGCGACGGCAACCTGGCCACCCTGGCACCGCCTGCATTTGAGGCGCCGGGTGCGTTCGAACGCTACGACCCGCAGGTAAGCTCGTCGCTCGATCGCACCGGGCAGGAGCTGCGTGGCTCCAAGACGTTTACGTGGGTACTGGTGCCCCGGTCGAACGGTACCTTTGAGATGCCCGCCGTGCGCTACGCCTGGTACGACCCCGGCAGCGGCCGGTATCAACGTGCCGGCACCGAGCCGGTCACGATTACGGTCACCGGCACCGGCACCCCGGCCGCGACCGTGCTGGCACTCTCCGGCGGTCTGCCGGTAGACGACATTGCCGGTCCGCTGACCAGCGCGTCCGAGTGGGTACCCACGAACCGCGCGCCGCTGCACACCCGGATGTGGCCATGGCTGGCGCTGCTGGTTCCGGGCCTCGTCGTTGGGGGTCTTGCGCTGGCAGGAAAACGATCCCGCCATCTGGCGGCCAACCCGGCGCTTGCGCGGCTGCGCCGAGCCGGACCGCTGGCCCGGAAACACCTCAAAGCTGCCGACGCCCGCCTGGATGCTCAGGATCCCCGCGGTTTCTACGAGGCACTGGAGCGGGCCCTGCTCGGGTTTGTCGGCAATCGCCTCAATGTCTCCGAGCATGGCCTCACGCACGAGAGTCTGGAACAGGTGCTGGCCCAGCATGCTGTGTCCGCCACCGTCAGCGCGGAGCTCATCGCCTTCCTGGACCGCTGTGATCAGGCGCGATTCTCCCCGGTTTTGCCGGACGCCGAAAGCCTGCAACAGGAGCGGGCAGCCGCCGCGGATCTGCTTGTCACACTGGACGACGAGCTGAAACGATGA
- a CDS encoding HDIG domain-containing protein encodes MPTYAESLELFHTWTESDSLRRHAYAVEAAMAEYARHLGEDEELWRITGLLHDMDYEKHPTPEEHPFVGVEVLRERGYPKAVTDAILGHATYSGTPRETQMAKALFACDELAGFITACAYVRPAKLDGLKPRSVRKKLKDKAFAAAVSRDDIRQGAEELGVDMDEHIARVIAGMQADAERLGF; translated from the coding sequence ATGCCCACCTACGCCGAATCCCTCGAGCTCTTCCACACCTGGACGGAGTCCGACAGTCTGCGCCGCCACGCCTATGCGGTCGAGGCTGCCATGGCGGAATATGCCCGCCACCTGGGAGAGGATGAAGAACTCTGGCGCATCACTGGGCTGCTTCACGACATGGACTACGAGAAGCACCCCACGCCGGAGGAACACCCGTTTGTCGGTGTCGAGGTTCTCAGGGAGCGGGGTTACCCGAAGGCGGTCACGGACGCCATCCTCGGCCACGCCACGTACAGCGGCACGCCGCGGGAGACGCAGATGGCCAAAGCCCTTTTTGCGTGCGATGAGCTGGCCGGCTTCATCACCGCCTGTGCCTACGTGCGGCCTGCCAAGCTGGACGGTCTGAAGCCGCGCTCGGTCAGGAAGAAGCTGAAGGACAAGGCGTTCGCTGCAGCGGTGAGTCGGGACGACATCCGCCAGGGAGCCGAGGAACTGGGCGTGGACATGGACGAGCACATCGCCCGTGTGATTGCCGGCATGCAGGCAGACGCCGAACGACTGGGATTCTGA
- a CDS encoding DUF445 family protein: MEEREVHPEPVHDVEEAKALTVARVRDFRDLLAKYIKRHLPAPQRSESAVEAPPRAEGNLGRVLMAMRAIPWLLAALFGFSFVWDFDGVVLQPFGYALPMENLLRVLAVSGLIGFFTNWLAITMLFNPRERRPIFGQGLIPSQRERVVYRLAKAVSDELINEEIIKQKIEEAQIIPKYREMALAVTRGILEDPDFRRDLKSITADYVETVLTSDEVRTRIVEFTAEKLEEYLGEGVGGLALKAYRFLNEDDFKRRLDKAVHAIPSNLDVVLDGMDELLDEIPQRIESRAEDIEMYATRIVLGFVENLDVYSMIMTNISRYDERQLEDLLKKTTNEQLNYIKYLGGVLGTIGGLVIWQPLLSVALLGTIGLTLWGLDEAIYRRRKATAAQIEGAQPPALP; the protein is encoded by the coding sequence GTGGAAGAACGCGAGGTCCATCCCGAACCGGTCCACGATGTGGAGGAGGCGAAGGCGCTGACGGTTGCGCGCGTGCGTGACTTTCGCGACCTGTTGGCGAAGTACATCAAGCGCCATCTGCCCGCGCCGCAGCGCTCGGAATCCGCGGTGGAGGCGCCGCCCAGGGCTGAAGGCAACCTGGGGAGGGTCCTGATGGCCATGCGGGCCATCCCGTGGCTGCTTGCCGCGCTGTTCGGCTTCTCCTTTGTCTGGGACTTCGATGGCGTGGTGCTGCAGCCGTTCGGCTACGCCCTGCCGATGGAAAACCTGCTCCGAGTGCTCGCGGTGAGTGGCCTGATCGGGTTCTTTACCAACTGGCTGGCCATCACGATGCTCTTCAATCCGCGCGAGCGCCGGCCCATCTTCGGGCAGGGTCTGATCCCCTCGCAGCGGGAACGGGTTGTCTACCGGCTGGCCAAGGCCGTCTCTGATGAGCTCATCAATGAGGAGATCATCAAGCAGAAGATCGAGGAGGCCCAGATCATCCCGAAGTACCGCGAAATGGCTCTCGCGGTCACCCGGGGCATCCTCGAGGATCCGGACTTCCGGCGTGACCTCAAGTCGATCACTGCAGACTACGTGGAGACGGTGCTCACGTCGGACGAAGTCCGCACGCGCATCGTCGAGTTCACGGCCGAGAAGCTGGAAGAATATCTGGGCGAGGGGGTCGGCGGCCTGGCTCTGAAAGCCTACCGCTTCCTGAACGAGGACGACTTCAAGCGGCGCCTGGACAAGGCGGTGCATGCCATTCCGTCGAACCTGGATGTGGTGCTGGACGGCATGGATGAGCTGCTGGACGAGATTCCGCAACGCATCGAATCTCGCGCCGAGGACATCGAGATGTATGCTACGCGCATCGTGCTCGGCTTCGTGGAGAACCTGGATGTGTACTCCATGATCATGACCAACATTTCGCGGTATGACGAGCGTCAGCTGGAGGACCTGCTCAAGAAGACCACCAATGAGCAGCTCAACTACATCAAGTACCTGGGCGGCGTGCTGGGTACCATCGGTGGCCTGGTGATCTGGCAGCCCTTGCTGTCGGTGGCGCTGCTCGGCACCATCGGCCTCACGCTCTGGGGGCTGGACGAGGCGATCTACCGCAGGCGCAAGGCGACAGCGGCGCAGATCGAGGGTGCGCAGCCTCCGGCGCTTCCCTAG
- a CDS encoding thymidine kinase, whose amino-acid sequence MHSSGKTGWIEVICGSMFSGKTEELIRRMKRARIARQRVEIFKPAVDTRYDEEAVVSHDESAITSTPVSSATQILLLTSDADVVGIDEGQFFDDGLVSVCTQLARDGRRVIVAGLDQDYLGRPFEPMPQLMSVAEYVTKLHAICVVCGAPANHSQRLTAASGRLVLGATESYEPRCRRCFRPQEGGETPRTEVKSKAEAAPTPDADV is encoded by the coding sequence CTGCATTCTTCCGGCAAGACCGGCTGGATCGAGGTGATATGTGGCTCCATGTTCAGCGGAAAAACGGAAGAACTGATCCGCCGCATGAAGCGGGCCCGCATCGCCCGCCAGCGGGTGGAGATCTTCAAGCCTGCCGTGGACACGCGGTATGACGAGGAGGCCGTCGTCTCGCATGACGAGTCTGCCATCACCTCCACGCCGGTTTCGTCCGCCACCCAGATTCTGCTGCTGACCAGCGACGCGGACGTGGTCGGCATCGACGAAGGCCAGTTTTTTGACGATGGACTGGTCAGCGTCTGTACCCAGCTCGCGCGCGATGGGCGCCGCGTCATCGTAGCCGGGCTGGACCAGGACTATCTGGGACGGCCGTTTGAGCCGATGCCGCAGCTCATGTCCGTGGCGGAGTACGTGACCAAACTGCATGCCATCTGCGTGGTGTGCGGCGCGCCGGCGAATCACTCACAGCGACTCACGGCAGCCTCAGGCCGCCTGGTGCTGGGCGCAACCGAATCCTACGAGCCGCGGTGTCGACGGTGCTTCCGGCCCCAGGAGGGCGGCGAAACACCACGCACGGAGGTCAAATCGAAGGCGGAGGCAGCGCCCACGCCGGACGCAGACGTCTAG
- a CDS encoding VWA domain-containing protein, whose translation MMLFGYEFAQPLWLAALPIVPLLVAFRYWKSRAERGMRFSTAGVADGFRPTLRVRLRHAPMVFRTAALCLGIIAMARPQERNVSRERFAEGVDIMMVLDTSTSMRAEDFRPNRFEAAREVGAEFVSGRTSDRVGLVVFAAKAYTQAPLTLDYDFLRSMLDEVEVGVIEDGTAIGTALAMAVNRLKDTEATSKVIILLTDGQNNRGELSPETAAEVAQTLGVRIYAIGVGARGEAPFVIDHPFAGRQRRMVAVEIDEEMLTQVAETTGGRYFRATNNTALREIYSEIGELEKTKIEERIYTDYEERYPRFLVPAFLLLLLEILLSTTVLRRFP comes from the coding sequence ATGATGCTGTTCGGCTATGAGTTCGCGCAGCCCCTATGGCTGGCCGCGCTGCCCATCGTCCCTCTGCTCGTGGCCTTCCGGTACTGGAAATCACGCGCCGAACGTGGCATGCGGTTCTCCACGGCCGGGGTTGCGGACGGCTTCCGACCTACGCTGCGAGTCAGGTTGCGCCATGCGCCGATGGTGTTTCGAACGGCTGCGCTGTGCCTGGGCATCATTGCCATGGCGCGCCCCCAGGAACGCAACGTGTCTCGCGAGCGCTTTGCCGAGGGCGTCGACATCATGATGGTGCTTGACACCTCCACTTCGATGCGTGCCGAGGACTTTCGCCCCAATCGTTTCGAGGCCGCCCGGGAAGTCGGCGCCGAGTTCGTTTCCGGCCGCACCTCGGACCGGGTGGGACTGGTTGTTTTCGCCGCGAAGGCCTACACCCAGGCCCCGTTGACGCTGGACTATGACTTCCTGCGCAGCATGCTTGATGAGGTGGAAGTGGGCGTCATCGAGGACGGCACCGCAATCGGCACCGCACTGGCCATGGCCGTGAACCGGCTCAAGGATACCGAGGCCACGAGCAAGGTGATCATCCTCCTGACCGACGGCCAGAACAATCGGGGCGAGCTCAGCCCGGAGACCGCCGCCGAGGTCGCGCAGACGTTGGGCGTGCGGATCTATGCGATCGGCGTCGGTGCCCGCGGCGAGGCGCCGTTCGTCATCGACCACCCCTTTGCCGGCCGTCAACGGCGCATGGTTGCGGTGGAAATTGACGAAGAGATGCTGACTCAGGTGGCCGAGACCACGGGCGGCCGCTACTTCCGCGCCACCAACAATACAGCGCTGAGGGAGATCTACAGCGAAATCGGCGAACTGGAGAAGACCAAGATCGAGGAGCGGATTTACACCGACTACGAGGAGCGCTATCCGCGTTTTCTCGTCCCGGCCTTCCTCCTGCTGCTTCTGGAGATCCTGTTGTCCACAACCGTGCTGCGACGCTTCCCGTGA
- a CDS encoding ABC transporter ATP-binding protein codes for MIQVQNIWKSFGDKVVLKDVSLEIREGETIAVIGRSGSGKSVLMKHIIGLLIPDEGRVMVDGVDIDHISYAELRKVRRQFGVLFQGGALFDSMSSFENVAFPLRTFTTMSDTEIEEEVLRCLTMVELPDVGEKMPAELSGGMQKRVALARAVALRPRYILYDEPTSGLDPETSNTIDDLIRSLAEQLSVTSIVITHDMHSVLSIADRAAFIHEGRMHWVGTIDELHASEDETLRDFVKANEYQIGVRT; via the coding sequence ATGATTCAGGTTCAGAACATCTGGAAGAGCTTCGGCGACAAGGTCGTGCTGAAGGACGTCTCCCTCGAGATCCGGGAGGGTGAGACGATCGCCGTGATCGGCCGTTCGGGCTCCGGCAAGTCGGTGCTCATGAAGCACATCATCGGCCTGCTCATTCCGGATGAGGGGCGGGTCATGGTCGATGGGGTCGACATCGATCACATCTCGTATGCAGAACTCCGCAAGGTCCGTCGCCAGTTCGGCGTGCTCTTCCAGGGCGGCGCACTGTTCGACTCAATGAGCAGTTTCGAGAACGTCGCGTTTCCCCTGCGCACATTCACCACCATGTCGGATACCGAGATCGAGGAGGAAGTCCTGCGATGCCTGACCATGGTGGAGTTGCCCGACGTGGGGGAGAAGATGCCGGCCGAGCTGTCCGGCGGCATGCAGAAGCGTGTAGCGCTTGCCCGCGCTGTGGCACTCAGACCCAGATACATCCTGTATGATGAGCCGACCTCCGGCCTGGATCCGGAGACATCAAATACCATCGACGACCTCATTCGCAGCCTGGCCGAGCAGTTGAGCGTGACGTCCATCGTCATCACGCATGACATGCATTCGGTGCTTTCGATTGCAGATCGGGCGGCGTTCATCCATGAGGGCCGCATGCACTGGGTGGGCACCATCGACGAACTCCACGCCTCCGAGGACGAGACACTGCGCGATTTCGTAAAGGCGAATGAATACCAGATCGGCGTGCGTACGTAG